From a region of the Rhodococcus opacus B4 genome:
- a CDS encoding response regulator transcription factor — protein sequence MRILLVEDEARLAETVRRGLTAEGFVVDVAREGCDGLEQAVTGDFDVVVLDIMLPGMHGYQILRELRARQVWTPVLMLSAKDGEYDQADAFDLGADDYLTKPFSFVILVARLRALLRRGAPERPAILTAGNLALDPARRRVSRGEDVLALTPREYGVLEFLLRNKGDVVSKAEILRSVWDSNYDGDDNVVEVYIGYLRRKIDAPFGMATIETVRGVGYRLLDAQ from the coding sequence ATGCGAATCCTCTTGGTCGAGGACGAGGCCCGACTGGCCGAGACCGTGCGGCGTGGACTGACGGCCGAGGGCTTCGTCGTCGATGTCGCGCGCGAGGGATGCGACGGGCTCGAACAGGCCGTGACCGGAGATTTCGACGTGGTCGTGCTCGACATCATGCTGCCCGGCATGCACGGCTACCAGATCCTGCGGGAGCTGCGCGCACGCCAGGTGTGGACTCCGGTGCTCATGCTCTCGGCCAAGGACGGCGAATACGACCAGGCGGACGCCTTCGACCTCGGCGCCGACGACTACCTGACCAAGCCGTTCTCGTTCGTGATCCTGGTGGCGCGGTTGCGCGCCCTGCTGCGGCGCGGGGCCCCCGAGCGGCCGGCGATCCTCACCGCGGGCAACCTGGCACTCGACCCGGCCCGCCGGCGCGTGAGCCGGGGGGAGGACGTACTCGCCCTGACACCCCGCGAGTACGGGGTGCTCGAATTCTTGCTGCGGAACAAGGGGGACGTCGTCAGCAAGGCGGAGATCCTGCGCTCGGTGTGGGACAGCAACTACGACGGCGACGACAACGTCGTCGAGGTATACATCGGCTACCTGCGGCGAAAGATCGACGCACCGTTCGGCATGGCCACCATCGAAACGGTGCGCGGCGTCGGCTACCGGCTACTCGACGCCCAATGA
- a CDS encoding COG4705 family protein yields MFSHVALRSDVVDEATRSETIKAQRAMLSKVPEITVWFWVIKILCTTVGESFADWINMTLGFGLNTTALTFTVILAAVLGWQLRLSRYEPFVYWLTVVVLSVTGTLYTDILTDVLGIPLALSTSVFAAALTIVFAVWFVRERTLSIHSIVTVPRELFYWLAVLITFALGTAAGDWTLDLTGWGPGVSVLLPAGLIVLIVIGWRLGANAVLSFWLAYILTRPLGANLGDWLASPSTDHGLGLGTALTSAIFLTAILATVVYLTLTRSDVIEEHEQTHTTTITTHPTRERIMLGYYVAVAVATGALLIWAAGQPHATAASDEETGTTPVITTLTPGQVSAHFPPTEIAQFRTIAEDTLGKVQAGDQADATARIKDLETAWDDDETTLRPLDETTWTVLDGQIDSVLHALRASKPDTATETQTLTALLTALR; encoded by the coding sequence ATGTTCAGCCACGTGGCGTTACGGTCGGACGTTGTGGACGAGGCAACGAGATCCGAGACGATCAAAGCCCAGCGCGCGATGCTGAGTAAGGTGCCCGAGATCACCGTCTGGTTCTGGGTCATCAAGATCCTCTGCACCACCGTGGGCGAGAGCTTCGCCGACTGGATCAACATGACCTTGGGTTTCGGTCTGAACACCACCGCCCTCACCTTCACGGTCATCCTTGCCGCAGTTCTGGGGTGGCAGTTGCGCCTTTCCCGTTATGAGCCATTCGTCTACTGGCTGACGGTCGTCGTGCTCAGCGTGACCGGCACGCTCTACACCGACATCCTGACCGATGTTCTCGGCATTCCGCTCGCCCTGAGCACGAGCGTCTTCGCGGCGGCCCTGACCATCGTCTTCGCCGTGTGGTTTGTTCGCGAGCGGACGTTGTCGATCCACAGCATCGTCACGGTGCCCAGAGAGTTATTCTATTGGCTCGCAGTACTTATCACCTTCGCCCTGGGTACCGCGGCCGGCGACTGGACACTCGACCTCACCGGCTGGGGACCCGGTGTATCGGTGCTCCTGCCGGCCGGCCTGATCGTGTTGATCGTGATCGGCTGGCGTCTGGGCGCGAACGCTGTGCTCTCCTTCTGGCTCGCCTACATCCTGACCCGCCCACTCGGCGCGAACCTCGGCGACTGGCTCGCATCCCCGTCGACCGATCACGGACTCGGCCTGGGTACCGCCCTCACCAGCGCCATCTTCCTCACCGCCATCCTCGCGACGGTCGTGTACCTCACGCTCACCCGCAGCGACGTCATCGAAGAGCACGAACAAACCCACACAACGACCATCACCACGCATCCGACGCGCGAGCGGATCATGCTCGGGTACTACGTCGCCGTCGCCGTCGCCACCGGCGCGCTGCTCATCTGGGCGGCCGGGCAGCCACACGCGACCGCGGCGAGCGACGAGGAAACCGGCACCACACCCGTGATCACAACGCTCACCCCGGGTCAGGTGTCAGCGCATTTCCCGCCGACAGAGATAGCGCAGTTCCGCACCATCGCGGAGGACACCCTCGGGAAAGTCCAGGCCGGCGACCAGGCAGACGCGACAGCCCGGATCAAGGACCTCGAAACGGCGTGGGACGACGACGAGACGACGCTGCGCCCACTCGACGAAACCACCTGGACCGTCCTCGACGGCCAGATCGACAGCGTCCTGCACGCACTACGCGCCAGCAAACCCGACACCGCGACCGAGACCCAGACCCTCACCGCACTGTTGACCGCGCTTCGGTAA
- a CDS encoding CD225/dispanin family protein → MVNPSSEPAPDERPTRTEPARDPTDGQSVRARPSSNAGWAVVSVLFFWPLAFSAFHHAFEVYPRWAEGDLDGAEYASRRVRKLGQLSLWIFGGLLLLAIVLYAIAAIVLIANGGDGGEWHDHMRE, encoded by the coding sequence ATGGTCAATCCATCATCGGAACCCGCGCCTGATGAGCGGCCCACTCGGACCGAGCCCGCCCGCGACCCAACCGACGGCCAGTCGGTCAGGGCGAGACCCAGCAGCAACGCCGGCTGGGCGGTGGTGTCGGTGCTCTTCTTCTGGCCACTGGCGTTCTCGGCATTTCACCACGCGTTTGAGGTCTATCCCAGGTGGGCAGAGGGCGATCTTGACGGCGCCGAGTACGCCTCTCGGCGGGTGCGTAAGCTCGGGCAACTGTCACTATGGATCTTCGGTGGCTTACTGCTGCTCGCGATCGTCCTCTATGCGATCGCGGCGATTGTTCTGATTGCAAACGGCGGCGACGGGGGCGAGTGGCACGACCACATGCGCGAATAA
- a CDS encoding COG4705 family protein: MRKLPHITLTFWMLKIVATTFGETGGDLLAQTLEVGYLVSTLVFFAMFLVAVVVQLRARKFHPAIYWTVIALTSTAGTTLSDLMNRTGGIGYTKGAILLTSCLAVVFVVWWRSGQTLDVENVASFKGEVLYWIAILFSNSLGTSSGDFLADDLGIGFRDSAVVLSAVMLLLLAAHYFTRINAMLLFWIAFVLTRPLGATAGDSLSKPIEKGGLNWGTMWTSAALLAAMVGLIIYQAIHLRHHPLDPLPAPIDRRTGDRQKPNGALVPEDRAERVTAEGSA, encoded by the coding sequence ATGCGCAAACTTCCTCACATCACCCTGACTTTTTGGATGTTGAAGATCGTCGCGACCACTTTCGGGGAAACCGGTGGCGACCTGCTCGCGCAGACCTTGGAGGTCGGCTACCTGGTGAGCACGCTCGTCTTCTTCGCGATGTTCCTTGTCGCTGTCGTGGTGCAGCTGCGGGCTCGGAAGTTCCATCCCGCCATCTACTGGACGGTCATCGCGCTCACCAGTACCGCCGGCACCACCCTGTCGGACTTGATGAACCGTACCGGAGGAATCGGTTACACGAAAGGCGCGATCCTGCTCACCAGCTGTCTCGCCGTCGTGTTCGTAGTCTGGTGGCGCAGCGGGCAAACCCTCGACGTCGAAAATGTCGCGAGCTTCAAAGGTGAAGTGTTGTATTGGATCGCGATCCTTTTCTCCAACAGTCTCGGCACCTCCAGTGGGGACTTCCTAGCTGACGACCTCGGCATCGGTTTCCGGGATAGTGCGGTGGTCCTGTCCGCGGTCATGTTGCTGCTGTTGGCCGCACACTACTTCACCCGGATCAACGCCATGTTGTTGTTCTGGATCGCATTCGTCCTCACCCGTCCCCTCGGCGCCACCGCAGGCGACTCCTTGAGTAAACCGATCGAAAAGGGCGGATTGAACTGGGGCACCATGTGGACATCGGCGGCGCTGCTCGCCGCAATGGTCGGGTTGATCATCTACCAGGCCATACACCTGCGTCATCACCCTCTCGATCCTCTGCCAGCTCCGATCGACCGGCGCACAGGTGATCGGCAGAAGCCCAACGGCGCCCTGGTCCCCGAAGACCGCGCGGAGCGGGTCACTGCCGAGGGATCCGCTTGA
- a CDS encoding alpha/beta hydrolase has product MLSELTGWSLLSGPIRAALTVAVVIGLGVLLLRRGRRWLLVGVPLAGCGAVALAVGSVWIVERVWKPFPDILDRRVYFWGGVAVLAVLLATLRAFFRCRDRRYPVTATAIALSSVVVVIAAAGQINVLFAAYPTLGSILGIPDYRTLALDQIRGTDRTAVDRDPLSPVWEAPAAMPATGAVTTGTIPPTVSRFEARPAIVYLPPAYFAEPRPLLPVLVLLAGVPGGPEDWLAGGRLVETMDSFSAQHAGLAPVVVVADATGTQFGNPACVDSHLGNVDTYLGTDVPNWVKSTFQIDPDPQGWAIGGLSYGGTCSLQLATAHPDIYPTFLDLSGQIEPGLGDHRRTVTDVFAGDEQAFRRINPLDLLHTHRYPDSAGAFVAGSADPEAQQALQLLAIAARDAGMDVHYSELPGGHTFEVWSAGLEKELPWLGRRLAITP; this is encoded by the coding sequence ATGCTCAGCGAACTGACCGGGTGGTCATTGCTGTCCGGACCGATCCGGGCCGCACTGACGGTCGCCGTGGTCATCGGTCTCGGTGTTCTACTCCTCCGCCGCGGCCGCCGATGGCTGCTCGTCGGTGTCCCCCTCGCCGGTTGTGGTGCCGTGGCGCTGGCGGTGGGATCGGTGTGGATCGTCGAAAGGGTCTGGAAGCCGTTTCCCGACATACTCGACCGGCGAGTCTACTTCTGGGGTGGCGTCGCGGTGCTGGCCGTCCTGTTGGCGACGTTGCGGGCGTTCTTCCGATGCCGCGACCGCCGCTACCCGGTGACAGCGACCGCGATCGCCCTTTCCTCGGTTGTCGTCGTCATCGCCGCGGCTGGCCAGATCAATGTCCTGTTCGCTGCCTACCCGACACTCGGGTCGATCCTGGGCATTCCCGACTACCGCACACTCGCCCTCGACCAGATCAGGGGCACCGACCGGACCGCCGTCGATCGGGATCCGCTTTCCCCGGTGTGGGAAGCGCCGGCAGCCATGCCCGCGACCGGAGCGGTCACTACCGGGACCATTCCACCGACGGTGTCTCGATTCGAGGCACGACCCGCCATCGTCTACCTCCCACCGGCATACTTCGCCGAGCCACGCCCCCTTCTGCCGGTACTGGTGCTGCTGGCCGGGGTACCCGGCGGCCCCGAGGACTGGCTGGCCGGCGGACGACTGGTCGAGACCATGGACTCCTTTTCCGCACAGCACGCCGGCCTGGCGCCCGTTGTCGTCGTCGCCGACGCGACGGGCACTCAATTCGGCAACCCGGCGTGCGTGGACTCGCACCTCGGCAATGTCGACACCTACCTCGGTACCGACGTCCCGAACTGGGTCAAGAGCACCTTCCAGATCGATCCGGACCCGCAAGGCTGGGCAATCGGAGGGCTCTCCTACGGCGGAACCTGCAGCCTCCAACTGGCCACCGCGCACCCCGACATCTACCCGACCTTCCTCGACCTGTCCGGGCAGATCGAACCAGGCCTCGGTGACCACCGCCGCACCGTCACCGACGTGTTCGCCGGCGACGAGCAGGCCTTTCGCCGCATCAACCCCCTCGACCTGCTCCACACCCACCGGTACCCGGACAGCGCCGGCGCATTCGTCGCCGGCTCCGCCGATCCCGAGGCTCAGCAGGCGCTGCAACTGCTCGCCATCGCCGCCCGGGATGCCGGTATGGATGTTCACTACTCCGAGCTCCCCGGCGGTCACACCTTCGAGGTGTGGTCGGCCGGTCTGGAGAAGGAACTCCCCTGGTTGGGTCGACGACTCGCGATCACACCCTGA
- a CDS encoding helix-turn-helix domain-containing protein, translating into MSDNDIVETASVWEAISDAPGEAYNRQLRADLMTAIRGQIDRFGWSQVTAAQNLGVTQPRLSDLYRGKLSKFSLDALVNLGSKVGVHVGVHVDTDELTSR; encoded by the coding sequence ATGAGCGACAACGACATCGTCGAGACCGCTTCCGTTTGGGAGGCGATCAGCGACGCCCCGGGCGAAGCATACAACCGTCAGCTCCGCGCTGATCTGATGACCGCGATCCGCGGACAGATCGACCGCTTCGGGTGGTCCCAGGTCACGGCAGCGCAGAACCTCGGCGTCACTCAACCGCGGCTGTCGGACCTGTACCGCGGAAAGCTGAGCAAGTTCTCACTCGACGCCCTGGTCAACCTCGGCAGCAAAGTTGGAGTCCACGTCGGGGTGCATGTGGACACCGACGAACTCACCAGCCGCTGA